The Synechococcus sp. MU1617 genome window below encodes:
- the lpdA gene encoding dihydrolipoyl dehydrogenase produces MSDASFDFDVIVIGAGYGGFDAAKHAAEHGLKTAIVESRDMGGTCVNRGCVPSKALLAASGKVRELADDKHLSSFGIHAAPVRFERQKIADHANQLVQTIRTNLTKTLERAGVTILRGHGRLEGSQKVGLREPSGVDRVLTAKDVIIATGSDPFVPPGIETDGRTVFTSDEAINLEWLPRWIAIIGSGYIGLEFADVYTALGCEVTMIEAMDKVMPTFDPDIAKIAGRHLIDGRDIDARSGLLARKVTPGCPVQIELADFNSRELVETLEVDAVLVATGRVPSSKDLNLESLNVETNRGFVPIDDAMRVLVNDQPVPHLWAVGDVTGKLMLAHTAAAQGTVAVDNILGHAREIDYRSIPAATFTHPEISSVGLTEADAKALAEKDGFQLGSVRSYFKANSKALAELDSDGLMKLLFNKTSGEVLGAHIYGLHAADLIQEVANAVARRQSVRQLATEVHTHPTLSEVVEVAYKQAAAQVAA; encoded by the coding sequence GTGAGCGACGCCAGCTTCGACTTCGACGTCATCGTTATTGGAGCCGGCTACGGCGGCTTCGACGCTGCCAAACATGCCGCCGAGCACGGCCTGAAGACGGCGATCGTTGAATCTCGCGACATGGGTGGCACCTGTGTGAACCGGGGCTGTGTTCCCTCCAAGGCGCTGCTGGCCGCCAGCGGAAAAGTGCGGGAACTCGCGGACGACAAGCACCTGTCGAGCTTCGGAATTCACGCTGCTCCTGTGCGGTTCGAACGGCAGAAAATCGCTGATCACGCCAATCAGCTCGTTCAGACCATCCGCACCAACCTCACCAAAACCCTGGAAAGGGCCGGGGTGACGATCCTTCGGGGGCACGGCCGTCTGGAGGGGAGCCAGAAGGTGGGGCTGCGGGAGCCCAGCGGGGTGGACAGGGTGCTGACCGCCAAGGACGTGATCATCGCCACGGGGTCTGATCCTTTTGTGCCGCCAGGCATCGAAACCGATGGCCGCACGGTGTTCACCAGTGATGAGGCCATCAACCTGGAATGGCTGCCCCGCTGGATCGCCATCATCGGCAGCGGTTACATCGGCCTTGAATTCGCTGATGTGTACACCGCCCTCGGTTGCGAAGTGACGATGATCGAGGCCATGGACAAGGTGATGCCCACCTTTGATCCCGACATCGCGAAGATCGCTGGGCGTCATCTGATTGATGGTCGCGATATCGATGCGCGTTCCGGTCTGCTGGCCCGCAAGGTCACACCGGGCTGTCCGGTGCAGATCGAGCTGGCTGATTTCAACAGCCGTGAACTGGTGGAGACCCTTGAGGTTGATGCCGTTCTGGTGGCGACAGGGCGTGTTCCCAGCAGCAAGGATCTCAACTTGGAGTCGCTGAATGTGGAGACGAACCGCGGCTTCGTCCCGATCGACGACGCGATGCGGGTCTTGGTTAACGACCAGCCTGTTCCCCATCTCTGGGCCGTCGGAGATGTGACAGGCAAGCTGATGCTGGCCCACACGGCAGCGGCCCAGGGCACCGTTGCCGTGGACAACATCCTTGGTCATGCGCGCGAGATCGATTACCGCAGCATTCCGGCAGCTACCTTCACCCATCCCGAGATCAGCTCTGTTGGCCTGACCGAGGCGGATGCCAAAGCTTTGGCAGAGAAGGATGGCTTCCAGCTCGGTTCCGTTCGCAGCTACTTCAAGGCCAATTCCAAAGCTTTGGCAGAGCTGGACAGCGACGGTCTGATGAAGCTGCTGTTCAACAAAACCAGTGGTGAAGTGCTGGGGGCCCACATTTACGGACTTCACGCCGCCGACCTGATCCAGGAGGTGGCCAATGCCGTTGCCCGTCGTCAGAGCGTGCGTCAGCTCGCCACCGAAGTGCACACCCACCCGACCCTCAGCGAGGTGGTGGAGGTCGCTTACAAGCAGGCTGCCGCCCAGGTGGCAGCCTGA
- the sodX gene encoding nickel-type superoxide dismutase maturation protease, whose protein sequence is MRIEGRSMQPTLEPGDRVLVRRLGRKLSPSLGSVVVTWHPQRSKLRLIKRLKSVEETGLWLLGDNPTESTDSRQLGAVPTNLLIGEVVGRLPRGESEQGR, encoded by the coding sequence CTGCGGATCGAAGGACGATCGATGCAACCCACCCTTGAACCTGGAGACCGGGTTCTGGTCAGACGGCTGGGACGGAAGCTCTCTCCCAGCCTGGGATCCGTGGTCGTGACCTGGCATCCACAGCGAAGCAAGCTCCGCCTGATCAAGCGTCTGAAGAGCGTTGAGGAAACGGGGCTTTGGTTGCTGGGAGACAACCCCACCGAAAGCACCGACAGCCGCCAACTCGGAGCGGTGCCAACAAACCTGTTGATCGGCGAAGTGGTAGGCCGGCTCCCGCGCGGGGAATCAGAACAGGGCCGGTGA
- the sodN gene encoding superoxide dismutase, Ni: protein MLRSALSALACALPAPVAEAHCDGPCGVYDPASARVAAEAVLSMTKKLKAMEAPAAGDAAALAAYNNTFGRYVAIKEEEAQKTKKELLILWTDYFKPDHLATFPDLHDTFWKAAKLCSACKVNIDQAKAEELMAAVEKIHGMFWQSKGRSDAWVTAS, encoded by the coding sequence ATGCTGCGCTCGGCCCTTTCCGCCCTTGCATGTGCCCTTCCTGCTCCCGTGGCAGAAGCCCATTGCGACGGTCCTTGTGGCGTGTACGACCCGGCTTCCGCTCGTGTGGCAGCCGAAGCCGTGCTGTCGATGACCAAAAAGCTGAAGGCGATGGAAGCTCCCGCCGCTGGTGACGCGGCTGCTCTGGCTGCTTACAACAACACCTTCGGTCGCTACGTCGCCATCAAGGAAGAGGAAGCACAGAAGACCAAGAAAGAGCTGTTGATCCTCTGGACCGACTATTTCAAGCCCGATCACCTGGCCACCTTCCCTGACCTGCACGACACCTTCTGGAAAGCAGCCAAGCTCTGCAGCGCCTGCAAGGTGAACATCGATCAGGCCAAGGCAGAAGAACTGATGGCTGCCGTTGAAAAAATCCACGGCATGTTCTGGCAGTCCAAGGGCCGTTCCGACGCCTGGGTCACCGCATCCTGA
- a CDS encoding hydantoin utilization protein A yields MLISLLTGVVAGAVHVVGGADHLVAMAPFSLNKPWAACRHALAWGAGHSTGVVVLALIAIGLKDLAHVEAMSSWAEFLVGVALLVVGALAVRTAFGLELHTHEHRHDGAAEHRHLHLHVHGASNHRRHVHASSGLGLLHGLAGASHLLAVIPALALPPHAAVGYLVAYLLGSIGAMVAVVSVVSFLTLRSGARLMPFIVGGTGALSIITGAIWLQKTSPALF; encoded by the coding sequence GTGCTGATTAGCCTTTTGACCGGTGTTGTAGCCGGGGCCGTTCATGTGGTCGGTGGTGCTGATCACTTGGTGGCGATGGCGCCCTTCTCTCTGAACAAGCCATGGGCTGCCTGTCGTCACGCCTTGGCTTGGGGTGCCGGTCACTCCACAGGAGTTGTGGTTTTGGCGTTGATCGCCATTGGTCTGAAAGACCTGGCCCATGTGGAGGCCATGTCGTCCTGGGCGGAATTCCTCGTGGGCGTGGCCCTTTTGGTGGTGGGTGCCCTGGCCGTGCGCACGGCCTTCGGGCTGGAACTGCACACCCATGAGCACCGCCACGACGGTGCCGCCGAGCATCGTCATCTTCACCTGCATGTGCACGGTGCCAGCAATCACCGTCGCCACGTCCATGCCTCCTCCGGTCTGGGTCTCCTGCATGGCCTGGCGGGGGCCAGCCACCTGCTCGCGGTGATTCCTGCTTTGGCTCTGCCGCCCCACGCCGCTGTGGGCTATCTGGTTGCTTACCTGCTTGGATCCATCGGCGCCATGGTGGCCGTGGTGTCGGTGGTGTCGTTCCTCACCCTCCGTAGTGGTGCCCGGCTGATGCCCTTCATCGTGGGCGGTACGGGCGCTCTCTCGATCATCACCGGGGCCATCTGGCTGCAGAAGACCTCACCGGCCCTGTTCTGA
- the trpC gene encoding indole-3-glycerol phosphate synthase TrpC, with protein sequence MEIRRRPPNPKVRVAHLEYAVPHDDEEPRHILEKIVWAKDREIDIARDKVPLDNLKQQIAKLPPTKDFLGALQAAATKPAVIAEVKKASPSKGVIREDFDAAAIAKAYAAGGASCLSVLTDKTFFQGGFDVLVEVRQAVDLPLLCKEFVLSPYQLFQARAAGADAVLLIAAILSDQDLRYLNKAAAALGLTVLVEVHDATEMDRVLSIGGFPLIGINNRDLASFETDLATTERLMIDFNDRLKQLGALLVSESGLFSRADLDRVQAAGAGAVLVGEALMRQPDVEAGLVQLIQAV encoded by the coding sequence ATGGAGATCCGCCGTCGTCCCCCCAACCCCAAGGTGCGGGTGGCCCATCTCGAATATGCGGTGCCCCATGACGACGAAGAACCGCGTCACATTCTCGAGAAAATTGTCTGGGCAAAAGACCGTGAGATCGATATTGCTCGCGACAAGGTTCCCCTCGACAACCTGAAGCAGCAGATTGCCAAGCTTCCCCCCACAAAGGATTTCCTGGGGGCACTTCAGGCGGCCGCAACGAAACCAGCGGTGATTGCTGAAGTGAAAAAAGCGAGCCCCAGCAAAGGGGTGATCCGCGAGGATTTCGACGCGGCGGCGATTGCCAAGGCCTACGCCGCTGGCGGTGCAAGCTGCCTCTCGGTGCTTACCGACAAGACGTTTTTCCAGGGCGGTTTTGATGTCCTGGTGGAAGTGCGTCAGGCCGTCGACCTGCCTCTGCTCTGCAAGGAGTTTGTGCTGAGTCCTTATCAGCTGTTTCAGGCCCGGGCGGCCGGCGCTGATGCGGTGCTGCTGATCGCTGCCATCCTGTCGGACCAGGATCTTCGTTATCTCAACAAGGCTGCGGCGGCACTGGGCCTCACGGTGTTGGTGGAGGTCCACGACGCCACCGAGATGGACCGTGTGCTCAGCATTGGCGGCTTCCCCTTGATCGGGATCAACAACCGTGATCTCGCCAGCTTCGAGACGGATCTGGCCACGACCGAGCGTCTGATGATCGATTTCAACGACCGGTTGAAGCAACTGGGGGCGCTGCTTGTGAGTGAATCGGGCCTGTTCAGCCGGGCCGATCTCGATCGGGTGCAAGCCGCCGGTGCGGGGGCTGTGCTGGTGGGAGAAGCCCTGATGCGGCAGCCGGATGTTGAAGCTGGTCTGGTGCAGTTGATCCAGGCCGTCTAA